Part of the Methanobacterium paludis genome is shown below.
AGATACACGGTGTTGCAGAGATAAAGAGGGAAGCTGAGATCATCCTGAAACATGGCTGCACCCTGGAAAACATAGAGTACCACCTACCGGAATTCAAGGAACCTCTTGCAAGAAAGATTGGAGTGTCCAAAATAAACCAGCTGAACAGATTTTTAAGCAGTTTAGAACGTGATATAAACCGAAAAAAATCTTTAGAAAAAATATACGAATCTGTAAGTGGAATTCACTCCCATTGGATCTCAGGACCTACAAAAGAAAGTTTGGATAAAGTTGCTGAGGAACTTAAAAAAGAAGGGTTTTTACTTGGCATCAACCTTAACGAAGAAGAGATAAAAGATGCCGTGAAAAAGCATGGTAAACTCGTTGAGGTGGTCTTAAAACCTGAGATGAAGATCACAGAAATCCACGATGTTACAGACATACGGGAAGAAGCTGAAATCATCCTGAAACACGGCTGCACCCTGGAAAACATAGAATATTATCTACCGGGGTTCCACGAACCATTGAAAAGGAAGGTAGGTCTTTCAAAAGCAGATGATATGGACAGGTTTTTGAAACATCTGAATGAGGACTCTGCAAGAATGGACGCTCTTGAAAGACTTTACACGATTTCAGGAGGAGGAATTCACTCGCACAAGATTTCCGGGCCAGACACCAAAAGCCTCGATAAAGTCGAATCTGAATTAACTAAAAAAGGATTTCTTTTAGGTTTGAACCTCTCGCACGATGAGATACTGGAGAAAATTCGGGAATATGGAAGGGTCAGTGAAATGCTCATGAAGCATGAGGTTGGCATTACCGATGACAAGCGTGTGATAGTAGAATTAGGCGGTCGAGTACTGGATTCAAAACATTATCTTCCGGGTGTAAGGCAGGTTGTAACCAGAAAACTCTATTTAAAAAATGAGGAAGACCTTAGAAGGTGCGAAGAGGAGTACAACAAACCCGATGCAAGAAGGTCTTTAACAGCCCTTTATGAAATATCCCGGCATATACATTCCCATACAATTTCAGCTCCAGATGTTAAGACCATTAAAAAGATAGAAAAAGCGCTTGATAAACAGGGCATACTTCTAGGTGTTGATCTACCTGAAGAGGAGATATGGAAAATTGTTGAAAGTGCGAATTCCAAGGAATTCTGTGTGAAATAATCCACAAATCTCCACAAATCTCCATAATAATACAGTAAAACTAAAGCACCTTTGATTATTTTATTAATTAATCAATTTTAATTATTAGTTTATTGATTATTTTTTTAAAATCTCTTTTAAAACCAGTTTTAGGGAGTATAAATTTATTTTTTTAATGTGATTCATTGAATTTAAAATAAAAAAATATTAAAAAATAGAAAAGT
Proteins encoded:
- a CDS encoding 3H domain-containing protein; translation: MRPPYLPILPEEIPGTSYSLALYALVGVILLIAYGIIGSIYVMGLDPINALYFTVQTIATVGFGDIRPVTPIQKIFTVTLVLGGVGLLAYAFTLTITVVTMAVEEITSGARQRRLIAATKDHFVLCGYGRVGGAVHKELKKRDRNVIIIERDKDIVEKELWEDPDVLAIPGDATDETVMIDAGIKKARGVIITTGDDVDNLFITLTARELHPEIWIVTRASKKENIRRLYRSGADKVISPEASGAEDIYFAAMEPTIMKITEIHGVAEIKREAEIILKHGCTLENIEYHLPEFKEPLARKIGVSKINQLNRFLSSLERDINRKKSLEKIYESVSGIHSHWISGPTKESLDKVAEELKKEGFLLGINLNEEEIKDAVKKHGKLVEVVLKPEMKITEIHDVTDIREEAEIILKHGCTLENIEYYLPGFHEPLKRKVGLSKADDMDRFLKHLNEDSARMDALERLYTISGGGIHSHKISGPDTKSLDKVESELTKKGFLLGLNLSHDEILEKIREYGRVSEMLMKHEVGITDDKRVIVELGGRVLDSKHYLPGVRQVVTRKLYLKNEEDLRRCEEEYNKPDARRSLTALYEISRHIHSHTISAPDVKTIKKIEKALDKQGILLGVDLPEEEIWKIVESANSKEFCVK